Proteins found in one Tamandua tetradactyla isolate mTamTet1 chromosome 3, mTamTet1.pri, whole genome shotgun sequence genomic segment:
- the CTDSP1 gene encoding carboxy-terminal domain RNA polymerase II polypeptide A small phosphatase 1 isoform X6 — MDSSAVITQISKEEARSPLRGKGDQKSAASQKPRGRGILHSLFCCVCRDDAEALPARGGAPLLVEENGTVPKTPVQYLLPEAKAQDTDKICVVIDLDETLVHSSFKPVNNADFIIPVEIDGVVHQVYVLKRPHVDEFLQRMGELFECVLFTASLAKYADPVADLLDKWGAFRARLFRESCVFHRGNYVKDLSRLGRDLRRVLILDNSPASYVFHPDNAVPVASWFDNMNDTELHDLLPFFEQLSRVDDVYSVLRQPRPGS, encoded by the exons ATGGACAGCTCGGCCGTCATTACTCAGATCAGCAAGGAGGAGGCGCGGAGCCCGCTGCGGGGCAAAG GTGACCAGAAGTCAGCGGCTTCCCAGAAGCCCCGAGGCCGGGGCATCCTCCACTCCCTCTTCTGCTGCGTGTGCCGCGACGATGCCGAGGCCCTGCCTGCCCGTGGCGGGGCGCCCCTGCTGGTGGAGGAGAATGGCACCGTGCCCAAG ACTCCTGTCCAGTACCTGCTCCCTGAGGCCAAGGCCCAGGACACGGACAAGATCTGTGTGGTCATCGACTTGGACGAGACCCTGGTGCACAGCTCCTTCAAG CCAGTGAACAATGCTGACTTCATCATCCCTGTGGAGATTGATGGGGTGGTCCACCAG GTGTACGTGCTGAAGCGGCCCCACGTTGATGAGTTCCTGCAGCGAATGGGCGAGCTCTTCGAGTGCGTGCTCTTTACGGCCAGCCTCGCCAAG TATGCAGACCCAGTAGCTGACCTGCTGGACAAGTGGGGGGCCTTCCGGGCACGGCTGTTTCGTGAGTCATGTGTCTTCCACCGCGGGAACTACGTGAAGGACCTGAGCCGGCTGGGCCGAGACCTCCGGCGGGTGCTCATCCTGGACAACTCCCCCGCCTCCTACGTCTTCCATCCGGACAACGCC GTGCCGGTGGCCTCGTGGTTTGACAACATGAATGACACAGAGCTGCACGACCTCCTCCCGTTCTTTGAGCAACTCAGCCGTGTGGATGACGTGTACTCGGTGCTCAGGCAGCCACGGCCCGGGAGCTAG
- the CTDSP1 gene encoding carboxy-terminal domain RNA polymerase II polypeptide A small phosphatase 1 isoform X1 — translation MDSSAVITQISKEEARSPLRGKGDQKSAASQKPRGRGILHSLFCCVCRDDAEALPARGGAPLLVEENGTVPKRPSEIPRRGARGARTQPGPPDCSPVEGASARGHLKSPLRVEAFLCLGVAGGEQTPVQYLLPEAKAQDTDKICVVIDLDETLVHSSFKPVNNADFIIPVEIDGVVHQVYVLKRPHVDEFLQRMGELFECVLFTASLAKYADPVADLLDKWGAFRARLFRESCVFHRGNYVKDLSRLGRDLRRVLILDNSPASYVFHPDNAVPVASWFDNMNDTELHDLLPFFEQLSRVDDVYSVLRQPRPGS, via the exons ATGGACAGCTCGGCCGTCATTACTCAGATCAGCAAGGAGGAGGCGCGGAGCCCGCTGCGGGGCAAAG GTGACCAGAAGTCAGCGGCTTCCCAGAAGCCCCGAGGCCGGGGCATCCTCCACTCCCTCTTCTGCTGCGTGTGCCGCGACGATGCCGAGGCCCTGCCTGCCCGTGGCGGGGCGCCCCTGCTGGTGGAGGAGAATGGCACCGTGCCCAAG AGGCCCTCGGAGATACCGAGAAGAGGGGCGAGAGGTGCCCGCACCCAACCAGGCCCCCCAGACTGCAGCCCAGTGGAGGGCGCCTCAGCCAGGGGGCATCTGAAATCTCCCCTCAGAGTGGAAGCTTTTCTCTGCCTTGGTGTTGCAGGTGGAGAA CAGACTCCTGTCCAGTACCTGCTCCCTGAGGCCAAGGCCCAGGACACGGACAAGATCTGTGTGGTCATCGACTTGGACGAGACCCTGGTGCACAGCTCCTTCAAG CCAGTGAACAATGCTGACTTCATCATCCCTGTGGAGATTGATGGGGTGGTCCACCAG GTGTACGTGCTGAAGCGGCCCCACGTTGATGAGTTCCTGCAGCGAATGGGCGAGCTCTTCGAGTGCGTGCTCTTTACGGCCAGCCTCGCCAAG TATGCAGACCCAGTAGCTGACCTGCTGGACAAGTGGGGGGCCTTCCGGGCACGGCTGTTTCGTGAGTCATGTGTCTTCCACCGCGGGAACTACGTGAAGGACCTGAGCCGGCTGGGCCGAGACCTCCGGCGGGTGCTCATCCTGGACAACTCCCCCGCCTCCTACGTCTTCCATCCGGACAACGCC GTGCCGGTGGCCTCGTGGTTTGACAACATGAATGACACAGAGCTGCACGACCTCCTCCCGTTCTTTGAGCAACTCAGCCGTGTGGATGACGTGTACTCGGTGCTCAGGCAGCCACGGCCCGGGAGCTAG
- the CTDSP1 gene encoding carboxy-terminal domain RNA polymerase II polypeptide A small phosphatase 1 isoform X2, with protein sequence MDSSAVITQISKEEARSPLRGKGDQKSAASQKPRGRGILHSLFCCVCRDDAEALPARGGAPLLVEENGTVPKRPSEIPRRGARGARTQPGPPDCSPVEGASARGHLKSPLRVEAFLCLGVAGGETPVQYLLPEAKAQDTDKICVVIDLDETLVHSSFKPVNNADFIIPVEIDGVVHQVYVLKRPHVDEFLQRMGELFECVLFTASLAKYADPVADLLDKWGAFRARLFRESCVFHRGNYVKDLSRLGRDLRRVLILDNSPASYVFHPDNAVPVASWFDNMNDTELHDLLPFFEQLSRVDDVYSVLRQPRPGS encoded by the exons ATGGACAGCTCGGCCGTCATTACTCAGATCAGCAAGGAGGAGGCGCGGAGCCCGCTGCGGGGCAAAG GTGACCAGAAGTCAGCGGCTTCCCAGAAGCCCCGAGGCCGGGGCATCCTCCACTCCCTCTTCTGCTGCGTGTGCCGCGACGATGCCGAGGCCCTGCCTGCCCGTGGCGGGGCGCCCCTGCTGGTGGAGGAGAATGGCACCGTGCCCAAG AGGCCCTCGGAGATACCGAGAAGAGGGGCGAGAGGTGCCCGCACCCAACCAGGCCCCCCAGACTGCAGCCCAGTGGAGGGCGCCTCAGCCAGGGGGCATCTGAAATCTCCCCTCAGAGTGGAAGCTTTTCTCTGCCTTGGTGTTGCAGGTGGAGAA ACTCCTGTCCAGTACCTGCTCCCTGAGGCCAAGGCCCAGGACACGGACAAGATCTGTGTGGTCATCGACTTGGACGAGACCCTGGTGCACAGCTCCTTCAAG CCAGTGAACAATGCTGACTTCATCATCCCTGTGGAGATTGATGGGGTGGTCCACCAG GTGTACGTGCTGAAGCGGCCCCACGTTGATGAGTTCCTGCAGCGAATGGGCGAGCTCTTCGAGTGCGTGCTCTTTACGGCCAGCCTCGCCAAG TATGCAGACCCAGTAGCTGACCTGCTGGACAAGTGGGGGGCCTTCCGGGCACGGCTGTTTCGTGAGTCATGTGTCTTCCACCGCGGGAACTACGTGAAGGACCTGAGCCGGCTGGGCCGAGACCTCCGGCGGGTGCTCATCCTGGACAACTCCCCCGCCTCCTACGTCTTCCATCCGGACAACGCC GTGCCGGTGGCCTCGTGGTTTGACAACATGAATGACACAGAGCTGCACGACCTCCTCCCGTTCTTTGAGCAACTCAGCCGTGTGGATGACGTGTACTCGGTGCTCAGGCAGCCACGGCCCGGGAGCTAG
- the CTDSP1 gene encoding carboxy-terminal domain RNA polymerase II polypeptide A small phosphatase 1 isoform X3, which yields MDSSAVITQISKEEARSPLRGKGDQKSAASQKPRGRGILHSLFCCVCRDDAEALPARGGAPLLVEENGTVPKVRASQQTPVQYLLPEAKAQDTDKICVVIDLDETLVHSSFKPVNNADFIIPVEIDGVVHQVYVLKRPHVDEFLQRMGELFECVLFTASLAKYADPVADLLDKWGAFRARLFRESCVFHRGNYVKDLSRLGRDLRRVLILDNSPASYVFHPDNAVPVASWFDNMNDTELHDLLPFFEQLSRVDDVYSVLRQPRPGS from the exons ATGGACAGCTCGGCCGTCATTACTCAGATCAGCAAGGAGGAGGCGCGGAGCCCGCTGCGGGGCAAAG GTGACCAGAAGTCAGCGGCTTCCCAGAAGCCCCGAGGCCGGGGCATCCTCCACTCCCTCTTCTGCTGCGTGTGCCGCGACGATGCCGAGGCCCTGCCTGCCCGTGGCGGGGCGCCCCTGCTGGTGGAGGAGAATGGCACCGTGCCCAAGGTGCGTGCTAGCCAG CAGACTCCTGTCCAGTACCTGCTCCCTGAGGCCAAGGCCCAGGACACGGACAAGATCTGTGTGGTCATCGACTTGGACGAGACCCTGGTGCACAGCTCCTTCAAG CCAGTGAACAATGCTGACTTCATCATCCCTGTGGAGATTGATGGGGTGGTCCACCAG GTGTACGTGCTGAAGCGGCCCCACGTTGATGAGTTCCTGCAGCGAATGGGCGAGCTCTTCGAGTGCGTGCTCTTTACGGCCAGCCTCGCCAAG TATGCAGACCCAGTAGCTGACCTGCTGGACAAGTGGGGGGCCTTCCGGGCACGGCTGTTTCGTGAGTCATGTGTCTTCCACCGCGGGAACTACGTGAAGGACCTGAGCCGGCTGGGCCGAGACCTCCGGCGGGTGCTCATCCTGGACAACTCCCCCGCCTCCTACGTCTTCCATCCGGACAACGCC GTGCCGGTGGCCTCGTGGTTTGACAACATGAATGACACAGAGCTGCACGACCTCCTCCCGTTCTTTGAGCAACTCAGCCGTGTGGATGACGTGTACTCGGTGCTCAGGCAGCCACGGCCCGGGAGCTAG
- the CTDSP1 gene encoding carboxy-terminal domain RNA polymerase II polypeptide A small phosphatase 1 isoform X4: MDSSAVITQISKEEARSPLRGKGDQKSAASQKPRGRGILHSLFCCVCRDDAEALPARGGAPLLVEENGTVPKVRASQTPVQYLLPEAKAQDTDKICVVIDLDETLVHSSFKPVNNADFIIPVEIDGVVHQVYVLKRPHVDEFLQRMGELFECVLFTASLAKYADPVADLLDKWGAFRARLFRESCVFHRGNYVKDLSRLGRDLRRVLILDNSPASYVFHPDNAVPVASWFDNMNDTELHDLLPFFEQLSRVDDVYSVLRQPRPGS, translated from the exons ATGGACAGCTCGGCCGTCATTACTCAGATCAGCAAGGAGGAGGCGCGGAGCCCGCTGCGGGGCAAAG GTGACCAGAAGTCAGCGGCTTCCCAGAAGCCCCGAGGCCGGGGCATCCTCCACTCCCTCTTCTGCTGCGTGTGCCGCGACGATGCCGAGGCCCTGCCTGCCCGTGGCGGGGCGCCCCTGCTGGTGGAGGAGAATGGCACCGTGCCCAAGGTGCGTGCTAGCCAG ACTCCTGTCCAGTACCTGCTCCCTGAGGCCAAGGCCCAGGACACGGACAAGATCTGTGTGGTCATCGACTTGGACGAGACCCTGGTGCACAGCTCCTTCAAG CCAGTGAACAATGCTGACTTCATCATCCCTGTGGAGATTGATGGGGTGGTCCACCAG GTGTACGTGCTGAAGCGGCCCCACGTTGATGAGTTCCTGCAGCGAATGGGCGAGCTCTTCGAGTGCGTGCTCTTTACGGCCAGCCTCGCCAAG TATGCAGACCCAGTAGCTGACCTGCTGGACAAGTGGGGGGCCTTCCGGGCACGGCTGTTTCGTGAGTCATGTGTCTTCCACCGCGGGAACTACGTGAAGGACCTGAGCCGGCTGGGCCGAGACCTCCGGCGGGTGCTCATCCTGGACAACTCCCCCGCCTCCTACGTCTTCCATCCGGACAACGCC GTGCCGGTGGCCTCGTGGTTTGACAACATGAATGACACAGAGCTGCACGACCTCCTCCCGTTCTTTGAGCAACTCAGCCGTGTGGATGACGTGTACTCGGTGCTCAGGCAGCCACGGCCCGGGAGCTAG
- the CTDSP1 gene encoding carboxy-terminal domain RNA polymerase II polypeptide A small phosphatase 1 isoform X5, with protein sequence MDSSAVITQISKEEARSPLRGKGDQKSAASQKPRGRGILHSLFCCVCRDDAEALPARGGAPLLVEENGTVPKQTPVQYLLPEAKAQDTDKICVVIDLDETLVHSSFKPVNNADFIIPVEIDGVVHQVYVLKRPHVDEFLQRMGELFECVLFTASLAKYADPVADLLDKWGAFRARLFRESCVFHRGNYVKDLSRLGRDLRRVLILDNSPASYVFHPDNAVPVASWFDNMNDTELHDLLPFFEQLSRVDDVYSVLRQPRPGS encoded by the exons ATGGACAGCTCGGCCGTCATTACTCAGATCAGCAAGGAGGAGGCGCGGAGCCCGCTGCGGGGCAAAG GTGACCAGAAGTCAGCGGCTTCCCAGAAGCCCCGAGGCCGGGGCATCCTCCACTCCCTCTTCTGCTGCGTGTGCCGCGACGATGCCGAGGCCCTGCCTGCCCGTGGCGGGGCGCCCCTGCTGGTGGAGGAGAATGGCACCGTGCCCAAG CAGACTCCTGTCCAGTACCTGCTCCCTGAGGCCAAGGCCCAGGACACGGACAAGATCTGTGTGGTCATCGACTTGGACGAGACCCTGGTGCACAGCTCCTTCAAG CCAGTGAACAATGCTGACTTCATCATCCCTGTGGAGATTGATGGGGTGGTCCACCAG GTGTACGTGCTGAAGCGGCCCCACGTTGATGAGTTCCTGCAGCGAATGGGCGAGCTCTTCGAGTGCGTGCTCTTTACGGCCAGCCTCGCCAAG TATGCAGACCCAGTAGCTGACCTGCTGGACAAGTGGGGGGCCTTCCGGGCACGGCTGTTTCGTGAGTCATGTGTCTTCCACCGCGGGAACTACGTGAAGGACCTGAGCCGGCTGGGCCGAGACCTCCGGCGGGTGCTCATCCTGGACAACTCCCCCGCCTCCTACGTCTTCCATCCGGACAACGCC GTGCCGGTGGCCTCGTGGTTTGACAACATGAATGACACAGAGCTGCACGACCTCCTCCCGTTCTTTGAGCAACTCAGCCGTGTGGATGACGTGTACTCGGTGCTCAGGCAGCCACGGCCCGGGAGCTAG